In Blastopirellula sp. J2-11, a single genomic region encodes these proteins:
- a CDS encoding beta-ketoacyl-[acyl-carrier-protein] synthase family protein, whose amino-acid sequence MAEVGQRRVVVTGYGCITPFGNTTEAVWDGLSSSRNAVARLKSLPSDALPTSFGAEALGFTGAIEEFGPLDKAQQRSIRKNIKVMCREIQMGVAAAQLAMHHAELASGKYDPERTGVVYGSDYMMTLPEEYAAGVKKCEAELGDRNFDSWAGLGMPEINPLWLLKYLPNMPASHIAIFNDMRGPNNSLTLRESSSNAAIGESFMTIGRGHADVVVAGATGTRVHEMRSVHTILQETIATGEFAGLCRPFDKNRSGMVLGEGAGAMVLETLEHAEARGAKPLAEILGQGMSTVIAKNGESNRRLALTNAIRAALHDAQLSPTDIGHIHAHGLSTVDSDQQEAEAIVDVFGDPAKQPPVIAAKSSFGNLGAAGGVVELIASLIAIREKQLFPVLNYETPDPACPVNLVRQSMPAPQGPVLNLSVTPQGQAAVIIAGV is encoded by the coding sequence CACCCCCTTTGGTAACACCACCGAAGCGGTTTGGGATGGGCTATCTTCTTCTCGAAATGCCGTTGCGCGGTTGAAAAGTTTGCCAAGCGACGCGCTGCCAACTTCCTTTGGCGCCGAAGCTCTCGGATTTACCGGAGCGATCGAAGAGTTTGGACCGCTCGACAAAGCGCAACAACGCTCGATTCGCAAAAACATCAAAGTGATGTGCCGTGAAATTCAGATGGGCGTCGCCGCTGCACAACTAGCGATGCATCACGCCGAACTGGCGAGCGGCAAGTACGATCCAGAGCGGACCGGCGTCGTTTACGGTTCGGACTACATGATGACGTTGCCTGAAGAATATGCCGCAGGCGTCAAAAAGTGTGAAGCCGAACTAGGGGATCGTAACTTCGATTCGTGGGCTGGTCTGGGAATGCCCGAGATCAACCCGCTCTGGTTGCTCAAGTATCTGCCCAATATGCCGGCCAGCCATATCGCGATTTTCAACGACATGCGGGGGCCGAACAATTCGTTGACGTTACGTGAATCGTCCTCGAACGCCGCGATCGGCGAGTCGTTTATGACGATTGGTCGCGGTCACGCTGACGTAGTCGTCGCTGGAGCGACCGGAACGCGGGTGCATGAGATGCGTTCGGTCCATACGATCTTGCAAGAGACGATCGCCACTGGCGAATTTGCCGGACTCTGCCGCCCTTTTGATAAAAACCGCAGCGGCATGGTTCTGGGTGAAGGCGCGGGAGCGATGGTTTTGGAGACGCTTGAACATGCCGAAGCGCGCGGCGCCAAACCGTTGGCCGAGATTCTGGGGCAAGGGATGTCGACTGTGATCGCCAAAAATGGGGAATCGAATCGTCGCTTGGCGTTGACCAATGCAATTCGCGCCGCGCTGCACGACGCCCAACTGTCCCCAACTGATATTGGTCATATCCATGCCCATGGTTTATCGACCGTTGATAGCGATCAGCAGGAAGCGGAGGCGATTGTGGATGTCTTTGGGGATCCCGCAAAACAGCCTCCCGTGATCGCAGCGAAAAGTAGCTTCGGCAATCTAGGCGCCGCTGGCGGTGTTGTCGAACTGATCGCCAGTTTGATTGCGATTCGTGAAAAGCAGCTCTTCCCTGTTTTGAACTACGAAACGCCCGATCCCGCTTGTCCGGTCAATTTGGTTCGTCAGTCCATGCCTGCCCCCCAAGGTCCGGTTCTAAATCTCAGCGTGACGCCGCAAGGACAAGCGGCGGTCATCATCGCAGGCGTCTAA
- a CDS encoding leucine-rich repeat domain-containing protein gives MVSHRCCTAALLLPLLLYSVVAAQPAPAPLELIPEIASDQSLETEAIVAELERAGCTFGYADSLRSELFHWHEYACVRIEGNKIKPEQWKLLLQLPDVKLLSLHKTEFAEEVGNVLGQLHQLTELQLHESFDDQGIRVVTTLSPLKALLIAKTKASPDSFFGLEELRKLEQVEFTDLVINQAVIGGLRGLPNLNQFNIRNSELSLPWALDERSFPHLKTLSIDGGKADAALINEVCSIPTLQQLQLSCPTGQFTIHDFRRLTGLPNLVDLSLVKSSLPDESCPLATQQLKIQKLNVGQTGIGNQFLSTIGDFPNLRELDLTGSKITDGGLAYLSELSQLESLTLSETNISSAAAKHFSQLQSLRELHLHNTKLDGQAMVDIAKLKNLEWIDLSKSNVQGEQLLELRKLPKLRGIVLMNTPIGAADLPYLKQLYHIDEIYVEETNLTNEEQIKLHEALAKARNYRPSA, from the coding sequence ATGGTTTCGCATCGTTGTTGTACTGCAGCATTACTGTTACCACTGCTTTTGTATTCTGTCGTCGCGGCACAGCCTGCGCCGGCTCCCTTGGAGTTAATACCGGAGATCGCCAGCGATCAGTCGCTGGAAACCGAAGCGATCGTCGCCGAGTTAGAACGGGCCGGATGTACCTTCGGGTATGCCGATTCGCTCCGCTCTGAACTCTTTCATTGGCACGAATACGCCTGCGTGCGGATCGAAGGCAACAAGATCAAGCCAGAGCAGTGGAAGTTGTTACTGCAGCTTCCTGATGTGAAGCTCCTGTCGCTGCATAAGACCGAGTTTGCGGAGGAAGTGGGCAACGTCCTCGGTCAGTTGCATCAACTGACCGAACTGCAACTGCACGAAAGCTTTGACGACCAGGGAATTCGCGTCGTCACGACGCTCAGCCCACTGAAAGCGTTACTGATCGCCAAAACCAAGGCCTCTCCCGACAGCTTTTTTGGTCTGGAAGAGCTCCGGAAGTTGGAGCAGGTCGAGTTTACCGATCTAGTGATCAATCAAGCGGTGATCGGCGGTCTCCGCGGCTTGCCCAATCTAAATCAATTCAACATTCGCAACAGCGAACTTTCGTTGCCGTGGGCGCTGGACGAACGTTCTTTTCCCCATTTGAAAACGTTGTCGATCGATGGCGGAAAAGCAGACGCAGCCCTGATCAACGAGGTCTGTTCGATCCCGACGCTCCAGCAGCTTCAACTCAGCTGTCCTACGGGCCAATTCACGATCCACGATTTTCGACGCCTGACCGGTTTGCCGAATCTGGTCGATCTCTCTTTGGTCAAGTCATCGCTCCCTGACGAGTCTTGCCCGCTTGCGACGCAACAGCTGAAGATTCAAAAGCTGAACGTCGGGCAAACCGGGATTGGAAATCAATTTCTCTCGACCATCGGCGACTTTCCGAATCTGCGTGAGCTGGACCTGACCGGCTCCAAAATCACTGACGGCGGGTTGGCTTACCTGTCCGAATTGTCGCAGCTCGAATCGCTGACCCTCAGCGAAACCAATATCAGTTCGGCCGCGGCCAAACATTTTTCGCAACTGCAGTCGCTCCGTGAGCTCCATCTGCACAACACGAAACTCGACGGCCAGGCGATGGTCGACATCGCGAAGCTGAAGAATCTTGAGTGGATCGATCTGAGCAAGTCGAACGTTCAAGGAGAGCAACTGTTGGAGCTGCGAAAATTGCCGAAACTGCGCGGCATTGTGCTGATGAATACGCCGATCGGCGCCGCCGACTTGCCCTATCTGAAGCAGCTTTATCACATCGACGAGATCTACGTGGAAGAGACCAATTTGACCAACGAAGAGCAAATCAAACTGCACGAAGCGCTCGCCAAGGCACGCAACTATCGCCCCAGCGCCTAA